The Fimbriimonas ginsengisoli Gsoil 348 genome window below encodes:
- a CDS encoding Nramp family divalent metal transporter translates to MPELKESDSTPRGIRLLGPGLITGASDDDPSGIGTYSQVGAQFGFGMLWTMLFAYPLMSAIQEIAARIGRATGHGIAGNLRRHYPTWFSVPIVTALLIANILNIGADIGAMGASLKLLIGGPALLYDVLFALTCVLGMMYCSYKRYSGILKWLTAVILAYVATAFIVKVPWTEALKATVIPGFSTSSSYLAALVGVLGTTISPYLFFWQASEEAEEVHDSKIEKALTRAPEQAKSQFHRIRIDTYVGMFASNLVAWFIILAAAVTLHAHGVVDIDSAQTAAKALKPLGGNLAFLLFAGGIIGTGMLAVPVLAGSAAYAVGEEMHRRVGIDYSPRRAPFFYIVLAVATAIGVGLNFTPINPIKALVWSAMINGVVASPVMVAMMLMIRNKKVMGDLAGEGKYLYVFGWLATTVMVAAVVAMFATIGR, encoded by the coding sequence ATGCCTGAACTTAAAGAGTCCGACTCTACTCCTCGAGGCATTCGGCTCCTCGGGCCCGGCCTGATTACCGGCGCATCCGACGACGATCCTTCAGGCATCGGTACCTATTCTCAGGTCGGCGCCCAGTTTGGTTTCGGGATGCTGTGGACCATGTTGTTCGCGTACCCGCTGATGAGCGCGATCCAGGAAATCGCTGCCCGCATTGGCCGTGCAACCGGACATGGGATAGCCGGGAATCTGCGCCGTCATTATCCAACTTGGTTCAGCGTCCCCATCGTTACGGCATTACTTATTGCCAACATACTGAATATTGGCGCCGACATCGGAGCGATGGGTGCATCGCTGAAACTGCTGATCGGCGGACCCGCCCTGCTTTACGATGTGCTCTTCGCCTTAACGTGCGTTCTAGGCATGATGTACTGCAGCTACAAGCGCTATTCAGGGATCCTCAAGTGGCTTACCGCAGTGATCCTTGCCTATGTGGCAACTGCATTCATCGTAAAGGTGCCTTGGACCGAGGCGCTGAAGGCGACGGTGATTCCCGGATTTAGCACCAGCTCAAGCTACTTGGCCGCTCTCGTAGGGGTGCTCGGCACTACCATATCCCCCTATCTGTTTTTCTGGCAGGCTTCGGAGGAGGCGGAGGAGGTGCATGACAGCAAGATCGAAAAGGCTCTTACCCGTGCCCCCGAACAGGCGAAGTCGCAATTTCACCGGATTCGGATCGACACTTACGTCGGAATGTTCGCCTCCAATCTGGTGGCATGGTTCATCATTCTCGCGGCTGCGGTCACCCTTCACGCTCACGGCGTCGTCGACATCGATTCCGCGCAAACCGCCGCCAAGGCGTTGAAGCCGCTGGGAGGGAACTTGGCATTTCTCCTGTTCGCGGGTGGAATTATTGGCACTGGCATGTTGGCGGTACCTGTATTGGCGGGTAGCGCCGCTTATGCGGTGGGAGAAGAAATGCATCGGCGTGTAGGTATTGACTATTCTCCTCGGCGAGCCCCGTTCTTCTATATCGTGCTGGCAGTAGCGACGGCGATCGGAGTGGGTCTGAACTTTACGCCTATCAACCCGATCAAGGCTCTTGTTTGGTCGGCCATGATCAATGGAGTCGTCGCATCCCCGGTGATGGTAGCGATGATGTTGATGATCCGCAACAAGAAGGTCATGGGGGATCTTGCGGGGGAAGGCAAGTATCTTTATGTCTTCGGATGGCTCGCTACCACAGTCATGGTGGCGGCGGTCGTGGCAATGTTTGCCACGATTGGCAGGTGA
- a CDS encoding ATP-binding cassette domain-containing protein encodes MAHPDYGSIIIRGARENNLKSVSLDIPKRRITVFTGVSGSGKSSLVFGTIAAESQRLINETYPAFVQQFMPHYGQPEADQLENISAAIIVDQQRLGGNSRSTVATVTDAAQMLRVLFSRLAEPHLGSPGFYSYNDPRGLCPECEGIGQVAAMNMAAVVDESKSLAEGALLCRGFEVDSWWCAAYFRSGLFDIDKPIRDYTPEERDMLFNLDDGRKVKVDKINLTYEGVIPKLKRSLGSKDPETLQPHIRAEYDRVFTRKLCSACQGARLNAAALNSRIDGHNIAELSAMQVSDLAEWVRTIEAPQVGPMLGALATRLENLVTIGLGYLSLDRESSSLSGGESQRVKMVRHLGSSLTDITYVFDEPSVGLHPHDVGRMAGLMQQLRDKGNTVLIVEHKPDMIAIADHVVDMGPLAGTKGGEVVYEGDFAGLLTSGTLTGNHMGRHQPTKEKVRKPTGEPLKIEHARLNNLKDVSVSIPRGVLTAVSGVAGSGKSSLIQGCLPTAYPETIIIDQNLARGSRRSNTATYTGILDNVRKAFAKANGVDASLFSANSKGACADCNGLGVIYTDLAHLDPMVTTCETCDGKRFLPEVLEHRLRGRSIADVYEMSVEDAATFFTEPAIAKTLQGLVDVGLGYLTLGQPLSTLSGGERQRLKLAAELGKKGNIYVLDEPTTSLHMNDVDTLIGLFDRLVDAGSTVIVIEHNLDVIARSDWVIDLGPGAGQQGGTVQFEGVPAGLAAQANTLTGRYLATRRGPS; translated from the coding sequence ATGGCTCACCCGGATTACGGTTCGATTATCATTCGCGGCGCGCGGGAGAATAACCTTAAGAGCGTTTCGCTCGATATTCCCAAGCGGCGGATTACCGTGTTCACGGGGGTTTCGGGGTCGGGGAAGTCGTCGCTGGTCTTCGGCACCATCGCGGCCGAGAGCCAGCGGCTCATCAATGAGACGTACCCGGCTTTTGTCCAGCAGTTTATGCCGCATTACGGGCAGCCCGAAGCTGACCAACTGGAAAACATTTCCGCCGCGATCATCGTCGACCAGCAGCGGCTGGGGGGCAACTCGCGCTCCACGGTGGCCACGGTCACCGACGCCGCGCAGATGCTGCGCGTTTTGTTCTCGCGCCTCGCCGAACCGCACCTCGGCTCGCCCGGGTTCTATTCTTACAACGACCCGCGCGGCTTGTGTCCTGAGTGCGAAGGGATCGGCCAAGTCGCCGCCATGAACATGGCGGCCGTCGTCGACGAGAGCAAATCGCTCGCCGAAGGCGCGTTGCTTTGTCGAGGGTTCGAGGTCGATAGCTGGTGGTGCGCCGCCTATTTCCGTTCCGGTTTGTTCGACATCGACAAACCGATCCGGGACTACACGCCGGAAGAGCGGGACATGCTCTTCAACCTCGACGACGGGCGCAAGGTCAAGGTCGACAAGATCAATCTAACTTACGAAGGGGTGATTCCCAAGCTGAAGCGATCTCTGGGAAGCAAGGATCCAGAGACGCTGCAACCCCATATCCGGGCGGAATACGACCGGGTATTCACCCGTAAGCTCTGTTCGGCTTGCCAAGGTGCCCGGCTCAACGCGGCGGCGCTAAATAGCCGCATCGACGGGCACAACATCGCCGAACTGTCGGCCATGCAGGTGAGCGACCTTGCCGAATGGGTACGCACCATCGAGGCGCCGCAAGTCGGTCCGATGCTCGGCGCCTTGGCTACCCGCCTCGAAAACCTTGTCACGATTGGGCTCGGCTACCTTAGCCTCGACCGGGAAAGCTCGTCACTTTCGGGCGGCGAAAGTCAGCGGGTCAAGATGGTGCGCCATCTCGGCAGCTCGCTCACCGACATCACCTACGTGTTCGACGAGCCGTCCGTGGGGCTACATCCGCACGATGTGGGACGGATGGCCGGGTTGATGCAGCAACTGCGCGACAAGGGGAATACCGTGCTCATCGTGGAGCATAAACCGGATATGATCGCCATCGCCGACCACGTGGTGGATATGGGTCCCTTAGCCGGCACGAAGGGGGGCGAAGTGGTCTACGAGGGGGATTTCGCTGGGCTCCTGACCTCCGGCACGCTGACCGGTAACCACATGGGTCGGCATCAGCCGACCAAAGAGAAGGTGCGCAAGCCGACGGGGGAGCCGCTTAAGATCGAGCATGCGAGACTGAACAACCTTAAAGACGTGTCGGTTTCCATTCCGCGCGGAGTGCTAACGGCGGTATCGGGCGTCGCCGGCTCGGGCAAATCCAGCCTCATTCAAGGGTGTTTGCCCACGGCCTACCCCGAGACGATCATCATCGATCAGAATCTGGCGCGCGGCTCGCGTCGGTCCAATACCGCGACCTACACCGGGATTCTCGATAACGTCCGGAAAGCGTTCGCCAAGGCCAACGGGGTCGACGCGTCGCTGTTCTCGGCCAACTCCAAGGGGGCGTGTGCCGACTGTAACGGGCTCGGCGTTATCTACACCGACCTTGCCCATCTGGATCCGATGGTCACCACCTGCGAAACCTGCGACGGCAAGCGATTCCTGCCGGAAGTGCTCGAGCACCGGCTGCGCGGGAGATCGATCGCCGATGTCTACGAAATGAGCGTCGAAGACGCCGCAACGTTCTTCACCGAGCCGGCGATCGCTAAGACCCTTCAAGGCCTCGTCGACGTGGGCCTCGGCTACCTAACTTTGGGCCAGCCGCTCTCCACCCTCTCCGGAGGCGAGCGCCAACGGCTAAAGCTTGCCGCCGAACTGGGTAAGAAGGGGAACATCTACGTGCTCGACGAGCCCACGACAAGTCTGCATATGAACGATGTCGACACCCTGATCGGGCTATTCGACCGCCTCGTGGACGCCGGCTCCACCGTCATCGTCATCGAACACAACCTCGACGTCATCGCCCGCTCCGACTGGGTCATCGACCTCGGCCCCGGCGCCGGCCAGCAGGGCGGCACGGTCCAGTTCGAAGGCGTACCGGCCGGTCTGGCGGCACAGGCGAACACCCTCACCGGGCGATATTTGGCTACTCGTAGGGGACCGAGTTGA
- a CDS encoding pentapeptide repeat-containing protein, producing MDGVVVWEDQEFTDRSFTTLSLESGATFRACRFCRCTFDKARLNELVTRSCVFDECSFVGAQLSSSVHHASSFLNCGFSRASLFGARLHECRLIGSDLSTADLAGLMVEGGDWSYCLLRQQNLDGTDLSRVKFVEADMFGCSLKNCDLRRAVLRQANLQQADLRGADLRDADLAETDLRTTNLRKARITIEVAIAFALSHGMTFE from the coding sequence ATGGACGGGGTGGTCGTATGGGAAGATCAGGAGTTCACCGATCGTTCATTTACCACCTTAAGCCTCGAGTCTGGGGCGACATTCCGGGCGTGCCGATTCTGTCGGTGCACGTTCGACAAGGCTCGTCTGAATGAGCTCGTGACGCGGTCGTGCGTCTTCGACGAGTGCTCGTTCGTCGGTGCTCAGCTCAGCAGCTCCGTCCACCATGCATCGTCATTCTTGAACTGCGGTTTCTCGCGCGCGAGCCTATTCGGGGCGCGGCTGCACGAGTGCCGGTTGATCGGCTCAGATCTGTCCACCGCCGACTTGGCCGGGCTGATGGTCGAGGGTGGCGACTGGTCGTACTGTCTCTTGAGACAGCAGAATTTGGATGGAACGGACCTAAGCCGGGTTAAGTTCGTGGAAGCCGATATGTTCGGTTGCTCACTCAAAAACTGCGATCTGCGCCGCGCGGTCCTGCGTCAAGCTAACCTTCAGCAGGCGGACCTTCGTGGTGCCGACCTCCGAGATGCCGATCTCGCCGAAACCGATCTGCGGACCACTAATCTTCGGAAAGCCCGAATCACGATCGAAGTCGCGATTGCCTTCGCGCTTTCTCACGGGATGACTTTCGAGTAA
- a CDS encoding SRPBCC family protein — MNEDQTQTQSVVIERELPHVPEKVWRALTQPQLIEQWLMKNDFKPVVNQGFTLSADWGSVECQVVTVEPNKTLAYTWAAYGLESVVTWTLTPSPTGTHLRMEHSGFGPDQQQAYKGAQYGWANFLDNLEKVVAKQE; from the coding sequence ATGAACGAAGACCAAACTCAAACGCAAAGCGTGGTGATCGAGCGGGAACTGCCGCACGTGCCGGAAAAGGTATGGCGCGCGCTTACCCAGCCGCAGCTCATCGAGCAGTGGCTTATGAAGAACGATTTCAAGCCGGTGGTGAACCAGGGTTTCACCCTGAGCGCCGACTGGGGTTCGGTCGAGTGCCAAGTCGTGACGGTCGAGCCGAACAAAACGCTCGCGTACACATGGGCCGCCTACGGCCTCGAGAGCGTCGTCACCTGGACTCTCACCCCCTCGCCCACGGGAACCCATCTTCGGATGGAGCACTCAGGGTTTGGCCCCGATCAACAGCAGGCATACAAGGGCGCCCAGTACGGGTGGGCGAATTTCCTCGACAACTTGGAGAAGGTTGTCGCGAAGCAAGAGTAG
- a CDS encoding YdeI/OmpD-associated family protein: MSKTISKIRFTATLFRPAGVPKDDAWTFLNLPKEASDQLPSRSMTSVEGTINGFAFQATLEPDGKGGHWLKVDQKLRGAAGAEAGDLVTLEIAPMAVEPEPEVPADLWEALLAAPPKALATWSDITPLARRDWIHWITSGKRAETRAKRIGVALSKLTAGNRRPCCFDRSGMYSNSMSCPVADVE, translated from the coding sequence ATGTCAAAAACCATCTCGAAAATCCGTTTCACCGCCACCCTCTTCCGGCCGGCTGGCGTGCCGAAGGATGACGCTTGGACCTTTCTCAACCTACCCAAGGAGGCCAGCGACCAACTCCCGTCACGCAGCATGACGTCGGTTGAGGGGACCATCAATGGGTTTGCCTTCCAAGCCACCCTTGAGCCAGACGGCAAAGGCGGCCACTGGCTCAAAGTGGACCAGAAGCTGCGCGGGGCCGCGGGCGCGGAGGCCGGCGACCTCGTCACGCTGGAGATCGCACCAATGGCCGTCGAGCCCGAGCCTGAGGTTCCCGCCGATCTGTGGGAGGCTCTCCTAGCGGCCCCTCCGAAAGCGCTCGCCACCTGGTCTGACATTACACCGCTCGCCCGCCGGGACTGGATCCACTGGATCACCTCCGGAAAGCGAGCGGAGACCCGCGCCAAGCGGATCGGAGTGGCCCTTTCCAAGCTAACCGCCGGCAACCGCCGCCCCTGCTGCTTCGACCGCTCGGGCATGTACAGCAACAGCATGAGCTGTCCGGTCGCCGACGTGGAATGA
- a CDS encoding PRC-barrel domain-containing protein: MKQKTQKISGLIGRPVVSIAGGVKVGTVKDVLIDADTLKATALLISGDSGRGGLPFAQVIAIGDDAVTIENVESVFWASATSPGPGREAHEINGLPVVDSAGINVGSVHDIELVGDCVKSLDVRSGGLFGIGVSKSKITSHAIRTIGPKMVTVEAATPSPV, translated from the coding sequence GTGAAACAGAAAACTCAGAAGATCAGCGGACTTATCGGACGTCCTGTCGTAAGCATCGCGGGTGGCGTTAAGGTGGGTACGGTCAAGGATGTATTGATCGATGCCGACACCCTTAAGGCTACCGCCCTCCTAATTTCGGGCGACTCCGGCCGCGGTGGCCTGCCATTTGCCCAGGTCATCGCCATCGGCGACGACGCGGTGACCATCGAGAATGTCGAATCCGTCTTCTGGGCGTCGGCCACGAGCCCAGGGCCCGGGCGTGAGGCACACGAGATCAACGGATTGCCCGTGGTGGACTCCGCTGGCATCAACGTGGGCAGCGTCCACGATATCGAGCTCGTTGGCGACTGTGTCAAGTCACTGGATGTTCGATCGGGCGGTCTCTTCGGGATCGGAGTGTCCAAGTCCAAGATCACGAGCCACGCCATCAGAACCATCGGCCCCAAAATGGTGACCGTAGAGGCCGCCACGCCAAGCCCAGTGTAA
- a CDS encoding VOC family protein — translation MPNLENLRKRAKGILRRHREGDFSVASAIRSALPRFAGWTDRDILQADFRLKDAQEVVARQHGFDSWQSLAERIDSMSKNTPSSTNCATLTRAEPQLFVTDIAIAFEYFGKLGFSVVFAYGDPPFYAQVARDGVALNLRYVQDLPFDLERMERDSLLAASIVLKDAKALFLEYQEAGVEFHQRLREEPWGAHTFVVKAPDGNLILFAGAAPRSA, via the coding sequence ATGCCAAACCTAGAAAACCTGCGTAAGCGGGCAAAGGGCATTCTGCGCCGGCACCGGGAGGGCGACTTTTCGGTCGCCTCCGCCATCCGCTCAGCCTTGCCTCGGTTCGCCGGGTGGACCGACCGGGACATTCTTCAAGCGGACTTCCGCCTGAAAGATGCCCAGGAGGTAGTTGCCCGCCAACACGGGTTCGACAGTTGGCAGTCGCTCGCGGAAAGGATTGACTCCATGAGCAAAAACACTCCATCTTCGACTAACTGCGCCACCCTCACTCGGGCTGAGCCGCAACTCTTCGTCACCGATATCGCAATCGCCTTTGAATACTTCGGCAAACTTGGCTTCTCCGTTGTTTTCGCCTACGGTGACCCCCCGTTCTATGCCCAGGTGGCGAGGGACGGCGTGGCGCTCAATCTTCGCTACGTACAGGACCTCCCCTTTGACTTAGAGCGGATGGAACGAGACTCGCTCCTTGCCGCTTCGATCGTCCTGAAGGACGCCAAGGCTCTCTTCCTGGAGTACCAGGAAGCGGGTGTCGAGTTCCACCAGCGGCTGCGGGAGGAACCATGGGGTGCCCATACATTCGTGGTAAAGGCCCCCGACGGAAACCTAATTCTCTTCGCCGGAGCCGCCCCAAGATCTGCCTAG
- a CDS encoding ATPase domain-containing protein has translation MNQQDKITINKLPTGISGLDEVLGGGVAEYSFNIIAGAPGCGKTTLAHQIIFANATPECPALYFTVLGEPAIKMLRYQQQFSFFDLEMVNRAVRFVNLSDLVIEKNLEAVLAEIVRQVQELNPSIVVVDSFRTVVRKAQVGGDELQLQSFVQRLAMHLTSWQATTFLIGEYSDSEIQDNPVFTVSDGLFWLYQSVERNSIVRKLQVMKCRGQETVPGLHTFRISGRGLQVFPRTFGLTAHPGTTKGARRLSTGVAELDRMMSGGIPSGHSMLVAGPSGSGKSILGTHFISQGLAEGEPGIVAVFEELPEEYAARAAKLGFDFDEGRKQAMLEILYLRPLDLSVDETVHEIVAAVKRTGAKRLVIDSLVGFEMALAPGFRTDFRESLYRMIGALTRLGVTIISTVEVEENFTSMGFSNFAISFLSDDILRLRYVSINGQLRRMLMVVKMRSGSHSIDMCEYEISSQGIVIGERLRGYQGLTTGVPGPWADAGERVAAPKEGSQCGDTSS, from the coding sequence ATGAACCAGCAGGACAAGATCACTATCAACAAGCTCCCGACCGGGATTTCTGGCCTGGACGAGGTCTTGGGCGGCGGAGTAGCCGAGTATTCCTTTAACATCATCGCGGGGGCGCCCGGTTGCGGCAAAACCACGCTCGCCCACCAGATCATCTTTGCGAACGCCACGCCCGAGTGTCCCGCTCTCTACTTCACGGTCCTGGGAGAGCCGGCAATCAAGATGCTGCGCTACCAACAGCAGTTCAGCTTTTTCGATCTGGAAATGGTAAATCGGGCGGTTCGATTTGTGAACCTCAGCGATCTCGTGATCGAGAAGAACCTGGAAGCCGTTCTCGCCGAGATTGTCCGCCAAGTACAAGAGCTGAACCCGAGCATCGTCGTGGTCGATTCGTTCCGCACGGTTGTCCGCAAAGCGCAAGTTGGTGGCGACGAACTGCAGTTGCAAAGCTTCGTCCAGCGGCTGGCGATGCACCTCACGAGTTGGCAGGCGACAACCTTCCTCATCGGCGAGTATTCCGACTCGGAGATTCAGGACAATCCGGTGTTTACGGTCTCCGACGGACTGTTTTGGCTCTACCAATCGGTGGAACGCAATTCTATCGTTCGAAAGTTGCAGGTTATGAAGTGCCGGGGCCAGGAAACCGTCCCGGGGCTTCACACGTTCCGCATCAGCGGCCGTGGCTTGCAGGTCTTCCCGCGAACATTTGGCCTCACCGCGCATCCGGGCACCACCAAAGGCGCACGGAGGCTCTCGACCGGCGTCGCGGAGCTTGACCGGATGATGTCCGGCGGCATCCCCTCCGGGCACAGCATGTTGGTTGCCGGGCCTTCCGGATCGGGAAAGTCCATTCTCGGCACCCACTTCATCAGCCAGGGCCTTGCCGAGGGGGAGCCGGGAATCGTCGCCGTGTTCGAAGAGCTTCCGGAGGAGTACGCCGCTCGGGCGGCCAAGCTTGGCTTCGATTTCGACGAAGGGCGCAAGCAAGCGATGTTGGAGATCCTCTACCTCCGGCCCCTCGACCTTTCGGTTGACGAAACCGTACATGAGATAGTGGCCGCCGTAAAGCGCACGGGCGCCAAGCGGCTCGTCATCGACTCGTTAGTCGGATTCGAGATGGCGTTGGCGCCGGGGTTCCGAACCGACTTCCGCGAGTCGCTCTATCGCATGATCGGCGCGCTCACCCGCTTGGGGGTCACCATTATCTCCACTGTCGAAGTCGAAGAGAATTTCACTTCGATGGGGTTTTCGAACTTCGCCATATCGTTTCTTAGCGACGATATCCTTCGCCTCCGCTATGTCTCGATCAACGGTCAGCTCCGCCGGATGCTCATGGTGGTCAAAATGCGTAGCGGAAGTCACAGCATCGACATGTGCGAATACGAAATCTCCTCTCAAGGCATCGTTATTGGCGAACGCCTGAGGGGTTACCAGGGTCTGACAACGGGAGTGCCCGGCCCTTGGGCCGACGCCGGGGAGCGCGTGGCCGCTCCTAAAGAGGGTTCTCAGTGTGGGGACACTTCATCGTAG
- a CDS encoding twin-arginine translocation signal domain-containing protein, translated as MVSRRHFIADSAAAGVAAFRNDTLRRLLRAEPSGSLPPRISPSTKGIGRRSGPQILAPLRGAKLIAARTPGSSTRG; from the coding sequence ATGGTCTCCCGCCGGCATTTTATCGCGGATTCCGCCGCGGCGGGCGTCGCCGCTTTTCGGAACGACACGCTTCGCCGATTGCTCCGCGCCGAGCCGTCGGGCTCCTTACCGCCGAGGATCTCGCCCTCGACGAAGGGCATTGGCAGAAGGTCCGGGCCGCAGATTCTGGCACCCCTTCGGGGTGCGAAATTGATTGCGGCCCGAACCCCCGGGTCTTCGACCCGCGGCTAA
- a CDS encoding sterol desaturase family protein, with translation MTSPDLPKLVLGVFASGLLFVAISALIFWPLEELLEGERAARPKFKDIAYLWFYQSYGLWIGAGIIYEIAFLLRGHLPSTWSLFVKHQPFWLQAVVALLMAEVWVYSVHRLSHRWPFLWRFHRVHHTLVDMTWSAASRQHPVDFFLTIVGANLPAMLLGIDLRSIALFVFLERLYTVMLHSNLNLDWGWFSKVVASPNVHRLHHSPTCRGKNYAGILSLLDVLANTYQSPNASVKVGKPPADLTNP, from the coding sequence ATGACTTCACCGGATCTGCCGAAGTTGGTCCTAGGGGTATTCGCGAGCGGATTGCTTTTCGTGGCCATCAGCGCGCTGATCTTTTGGCCGCTTGAAGAGCTGCTCGAAGGTGAGAGGGCGGCGCGGCCGAAGTTCAAAGACATCGCCTATCTGTGGTTCTACCAATCGTACGGGCTGTGGATAGGCGCCGGAATCATTTACGAGATCGCCTTCCTTTTGAGGGGTCACCTACCCTCCACCTGGAGTCTCTTCGTCAAGCATCAGCCGTTTTGGCTTCAGGCGGTGGTGGCGCTATTGATGGCGGAAGTTTGGGTGTACTCGGTCCATCGCCTATCTCACCGGTGGCCGTTTCTGTGGAGATTTCACCGGGTGCACCATACGCTGGTCGACATGACCTGGAGCGCGGCGTCGAGACAGCATCCGGTGGACTTCTTCCTCACGATCGTGGGCGCGAATCTGCCTGCCATGCTCCTGGGGATCGACCTTAGATCCATCGCGCTATTCGTCTTCTTGGAGAGGCTTTACACGGTCATGCTTCACTCCAATCTCAACCTGGACTGGGGCTGGTTTTCCAAGGTTGTCGCCAGCCCCAACGTCCATCGTCTCCACCACTCGCCTACTTGCCGCGGCAAAAACTACGCGGGCATTCTGAGCCTTCTCGATGTTCTGGCGAATACCTACCAGTCTCCTAATGCTAGCGTCAAAGTCGGGAAGCCCCCGGCTGATTTGACAAACCCATAA
- a CDS encoding response regulator, whose amino-acid sequence MPNAFILLAEDSEDDEKLTLRALRDLPSCYSVRVARDGGAAAEMLGLRGGANSNAPLPILVLLDIQMPKINGLDLLQMIRDEGRTNLLNVVVFSSSNRKEDVDRAHGLRAEYRQKPMEYSEYLDTVKSVVSQALPSFHPEASALSMARLA is encoded by the coding sequence ATGCCCAATGCCTTCATTCTTTTGGCCGAGGACAGCGAAGACGATGAAAAGCTTACGCTTCGGGCACTTCGCGACTTACCCTCCTGCTATTCCGTGCGGGTAGCTCGGGACGGCGGCGCGGCCGCTGAAATGCTGGGGTTGCGAGGAGGGGCGAACTCGAATGCGCCTCTGCCTATTTTGGTGCTGTTGGACATCCAGATGCCAAAGATAAACGGCCTAGATCTGCTTCAAATGATTCGCGACGAAGGGAGAACGAACCTACTCAATGTGGTCGTGTTCAGCAGCTCTAACCGGAAAGAGGACGTAGACCGGGCCCACGGCCTTCGGGCGGAGTATCGGCAGAAACCGATGGAGTACTCGGAATACCTGGATACGGTGAAGAGCGTGGTCAGCCAGGCGTTGCCGAGCTTCCATCCTGAAGCCAGCGCTTTGTCGATGGCGCGGCTGGCGTAG
- a CDS encoding ArsR/SmtB family transcription factor, whose translation MSETTSRDRLFKTLADPSRRAIYERIARGGAQTVHALTDRSGISQPAVSKHLGVLKKAGLVADERSGRETRYSATPDGLAPLLDWMKHYGTFWNKHLDELENLLNRID comes from the coding sequence GTGTCCGAAACGACCAGCCGGGACCGACTCTTCAAAACCCTTGCGGATCCCTCGCGGAGGGCGATCTATGAGCGGATTGCTCGGGGTGGGGCGCAGACGGTGCATGCCCTCACGGATCGGTCGGGGATCTCGCAGCCGGCGGTATCCAAACATCTGGGCGTGCTGAAGAAAGCCGGTTTGGTCGCAGACGAACGATCGGGGAGGGAAACCCGATACAGCGCGACGCCCGATGGGCTCGCACCGTTGCTCGACTGGATGAAGCACTACGGGACCTTCTGGAACAAGCACCTCGACGAGCTCGAGAATCTACTTAACAGGATCGACTAA